From one Gemmatimonadaceae bacterium genomic stretch:
- a CDS encoding TolC family protein: MAAPLGAQTPMTLPDDNARPITLTEAIAQAQRNAPGVVNARGLERNAGAARRSAIGAYIPSLNLTASSARTQGVQFFQGQLVPLTGNPWNYNNGLSTNLVLFDGMQRWEDLRRARATTDVADATFTQARFDAALQAKQQFYAALAARESEAAARAQLEQAEQQLKASTARVAAGVATKSDSLRSAIQVGNARLAVLTSQNDLRVANAALTRVVGSTTTVTASPSDTVDAPFTMPTEAELESLVSQGPAVMVAEANVASAKASKKSQRAQYLPTLSLTYNYSYTQSSKQFSSGNLFLLGGNDPNRQNMTFNFSYPLFNQFVREQATVQADVALHNAEAQLRDAKLAARANLTTQLRALANAQARVQVQLAAIAAAEEDLRVQQQRYALGASTLLDLLTSQTTLNQARQALIQARFDGRIARAQLSSLIGKEF; the protein is encoded by the coding sequence GTGGCCGCCCCGCTTGGCGCACAGACCCCCATGACGCTGCCCGACGACAACGCCCGGCCGATCACGCTCACCGAGGCGATCGCCCAGGCGCAGCGGAACGCGCCCGGCGTCGTGAACGCCCGCGGCCTCGAACGGAACGCCGGCGCGGCGCGGCGATCCGCGATCGGCGCCTATATCCCGTCGCTCAACCTGACGGCATCGAGCGCCCGCACCCAGGGTGTGCAGTTCTTCCAGGGGCAGCTGGTGCCGCTCACCGGCAACCCGTGGAACTACAACAACGGTCTCTCCACCAACCTCGTGCTCTTCGACGGCATGCAGCGGTGGGAGGACCTGCGCCGCGCGCGCGCCACGACCGATGTGGCCGACGCCACGTTCACGCAGGCCCGCTTTGATGCCGCGCTGCAGGCCAAGCAGCAGTTCTACGCGGCGCTCGCCGCGCGCGAATCGGAAGCGGCGGCCCGCGCGCAGCTGGAGCAGGCCGAGCAGCAGCTCAAGGCGTCCACCGCCCGCGTGGCCGCCGGCGTCGCCACCAAGTCGGACTCGCTCCGCTCGGCCATTCAGGTGGGCAATGCGCGGCTGGCGGTGCTCACCTCGCAGAACGATCTGCGCGTGGCGAACGCGGCGCTGACGCGCGTGGTGGGGTCCACCACCACCGTCACGGCGAGCCCGTCGGATACGGTCGATGCGCCCTTCACGATGCCCACCGAAGCCGAGCTGGAATCGCTGGTGTCGCAGGGGCCGGCGGTGATGGTGGCGGAGGCGAACGTGGCGTCGGCGAAGGCGAGCAAGAAGTCGCAGCGCGCGCAGTATCTCCCAACGCTTAGCCTCACCTACAACTACTCCTATACACAGAGCTCGAAGCAGTTCTCGAGCGGCAACCTGTTCCTGCTTGGCGGCAACGACCCGAACCGTCAGAACATGACGTTCAACTTCTCGTATCCGCTCTTCAACCAGTTCGTGCGCGAGCAAGCCACGGTGCAGGCCGACGTGGCGCTGCACAACGCCGAAGCGCAGCTGCGCGATGCCAAGCTGGCGGCGCGCGCAAATCTCACCACGCAGCTGCGGGCGCTGGCGAATGCACAGGCGCGCGTGCAGGTGCAGCTCGCGGCGATCGCGGCGGCGGAAGAAGATCTCCGCGTGCAGCAGCAGCGCTACGCGCTCGGGGCGAG